TCTTTTGATGTGGTGACATGTAATCCACCATATATGACTGCACATCATGGTTTATCAAATGCGTACCTGCCCAGGGCAATTGCCCGTCATGAGGTTTTCTGCACCTTGGAAGACGTAGTAAGGCAGGCGGCGGACGTGCTGAAATCAAGAGGCAGATTTTACATGGTACACAGGCCTTTTCGTCTGGCTGAGATTATGGGAGTTATGATGAAATATAAGGTGGAGCCTAAACGGATGCAGCTTGTCTATCCGTTTGCTGATAAGGAACCCAATATGGTTCTTATTGAGGGACTTAAAGGGGGAAATTCCAGAATTACAGTGGAAAAACCGCTGATTGTTTATGAACGTCCGGGAGTGTATACCGGGGATATCAAAAGAATGTATGGAGATGGAAGATGACGGGACAACTTTATTTGTGTGCAACGCCTATTGGAAATTTGGAAGACATCACATATCGGGTGATTCGAATTTTAGGAGAAGTGGACTTGATTGCTGCTGAAGATACCAGAAACAGCATAAAACTTCTAAATCATTTTAAAATTAAAACACCCATGACCAGCTATCATGAGTATAATAAAATCGAAAAGGGACTTTATCTGCTGAATCAGATGTTGGATGGGAAAGATATAGCACTGATTACAGATGCGGGGACACCTGGAATATCAGATCCCGGAGAGGAATTAGTGGCCATGTGCTGTGAAGCAGAAATACCGGTCATATCCCTTCCCGGAGCCGCTGCATGTATTACGGCAGTTACGGTATCAGGGCTGCCGACCAGAAGATTTGCCTTTGAAGCTTTTTTGCCTGTGAATAAAAAAGAACGGGCGGCGGTCCTTAATGAATTGAAAAATGAAACGCGTACAATTATTTTATACGAAGCGCCTCACAGATTAGTCAGAACGCTGGAGGAATTGATTCAAAGCATAGATAATACACGCAGAGTGAGCATATGCAGGGAACTGACAAAGAAACATGAGACTGTGTTCAGAACAACCTTAGCTGAGGCACTACGTTATTACCAGTCCAATGCACCAAGGGGTGAATGTGTAATTGTAATTGAAGGAAAAGGCAGGCAGCAAATTCGTGAAGAAGAGATGAAACGATGGGAAGAGATGGAGATAGAAGATCATATGGTGCATTATGAAGAGCAGGGAATTTCACATAAAGAGGCTATGAAGCTGGTGGCTAAAGACAGAGGCGTTTCTAAGCGTGAGATATATCAATATCTGCTGAAAAACAACTAGAATTCCGTTACGTGTTTTCGGCACCAGAGGGGGATATGGTTTCTCTGGCATTTGTAGTTTTTACGTTCTTTAATTCCGATTGTTTCAAAAAAGCCTTTCCAGAGATCTATATAGGGGTCTGAATGGTCTTCCAGAAGTTTTAAGCGGTCAAATTCTTCATTTGAAAGCGAGGTAAGATAAAACTCAGAATTTGTGGGATGGACAACAGCTGTTTTTCGGTTGTCATCTATAATCATCCAGTTTTCTGAGGGCATGCGGTCCTCAAATTGTGGTGCCAGAAAAGTGAGGATATCAGAACGAGGTTCAATATGGGACACAAGCACGTTATCCTGCATAAGGGTGAAACGCAGAAATTCCTGAAATTGATGCGCTTCATTGAGAACGCTTCTGTTCACTTCAAAGATTGCTGAAACAGCCGGAATCTGCAACATATTTACGACTTTGCTTCCGTAAGTAAAGCCAAAAAGCAGAAAACGGTAAATCACGTCCAACTTATCCGGAACTTGAGACATAGCACAGCGAAAGACCATCTGATAGGCTTCAAATGATATTTTATTTTGTATGGAGTTAATGACACTGGCGGTTTTCTTCTTGTCTGCATCGACGTGGAGATAGTCGCAGAATAATTCCAGATTTCCGACTGGTTCCGTGAGCAGCCGGATATTTTTATGCCCGAGTTTAGAGTCCCAGGCATCATAAATACAGGTCATCATATCCTCAAATTGATTAAAACATGTAAAAATCGTCATATACGATACCCTCCTGGGAGTTAAAGCTGACCGGAAACTGTTTGCTGCACATCCGTCGTATTGGGCTGTATCTGAAACATCTGATCATCGAACAGAGATAGCTGCCTGTAAGAGTCGGGATGATCAATTTCCCAGGATTTCTGGTAATCTTCACCGATTAACTGGCGTGTGATGAAGTCTTCATTAATTCTTATATGATACATCATCCTGCCCTGACAGGTAATAAAGTATTTTGCCCGTTTTAAGACAACGCCTATTTTTTTTAAAGAATCAAAGGTAAGAACTCCGGTGCGCCGGCTCTTAACAATCCGCATTGCTGATTTGGTACCTATCCCGGGGACTTTCAGAAGGGTAGCGTAGTCAGCCCGGTTAATTTCTACCGGGAACTGTTCCAGATGACGCAGTGCCCAGTCACACTTGGGATCCAGGAGGACATTAAAATTCGGGCGGTCAATGCTGAGCAGCTCTTCGGCGTGAAATCCATAATAACGCAGTAGCCAGTCGGCCTGGTACAAGCGGTGTTCCCGCAAAAGAGGAGGAGCAGTGTCCATCGAAGGAAGGTCCAAATCTTCATTCAATGGAATATAAGCGGAATAAAAGACTCTTTTCAAGTCGTATTGCTGATATAGCTGCTGAGAAGTGGTCAGAAGCTGATAATCATTCTCTTCTGTGGCGCCGATAATCATCTGTGTACTCTGTCCGGCCGGAACAAAAGGGGCCGGTTTCTCTGATGAGGGGGAGTGGAAAGTACTTACCTGGGGATACTGATGATTTTCCTTGATATATTTTGGGGAGCTATCAAAGATGTTGCCGGAGAGATAGCGGTTTCCGCCGCTGCGTTCCATACGTGAATCTTTTCCTATGGAGAGACGATAATCGGCAATCCGATGCTGTATCTGCCCCATAGGCTTTAATATGGCTGTCTGTGTTTTATGAGGTGCCAGTTTTTTCAATCCTTCCGCAGTGGGGAGTTCCAGATTGATACTCATGCGGTCAACCAGATAACCCATCTGTTCCAAAAGCTCTTCGGGAGCATTCGGAATTGCTTTTACATGGATATAACCATTAAAATGGTATTGGTAACGCAAAAGATAAATCGTGCGGTACATTAATTCCATGGTATAGGAGGGGTTTTTACACACACCGGAGCTCAGGAACAGACCTTCGATGTAATTTCGCCGATAGAACTCTATTACCAGCTGGCAGACTTCCTCCGGCTTGAAGGTAGCCCGCACGCGATCATTACTGGAGCGGTTCAGACAGTATTTACAGTCATAAACACACGCATTGCTTTGCAGGATCTTTAAAAGTGAGATACATCTTCCGTCTGAAGCAAAGCTATGGCAGATTCCTGCGGCACAGGAATTTCCCAGGCTTCCCTTTTGTCCCCTGCGGTCTACTCCGCTGGAGGTACACGCCACATCATACTTTGCGGCGTCTGCAAGAATATTCAGTTTTTCCTGCAAAGATAATTCATCTGATAAAATTTTCATATGCGAAACCTCGAATATATGTTCTGCACATATGGTAACACATAAAAGAAAAAAATGCAATAAAAATCGAACAAAAGTTCGAAAATAATTTGCGGCTCACTCCAGTGCCTCTTCCAAAGTATGCCAGGCCAGCACCGCACATTTTACCCTGGCCGGCATATGGGAAATACCTTGCAAAGCGGTGGCTTCCTGCAGCTCGTCAATCTGTGCTTCATCCTTAATTTCGCCTTTAATCATGGCAAAAAAGAGATTCATAAGTTTTTTTGCCTCTTCCACTGTCTTTCCTTTAATTAAATCTATCATAATGGAAGCGGAAGCCTGGGAAATGGCACATCCATCTCCCACAAATCCGGCATCTTCTATGACTCTGTCAACAACCCGAAGTTCCAGAACAATATCGTCTCCGCAGCTGGGATTTACACCTTCCAGACTGACGGTATGATTATCTACTTTGTGCCGGTTCCACTGGGCGCGGCTGTTTTCTACAATAATCTGATTATATAGCTGTTTAAGTTCCAAGTCCCATCCACCTCCTTACATTTTTAATTCCGGAAACCAGGGCATCTATATCTTCTCTCGAATTATAAATGGCAAAGCTGGCGCGGCAGCATGCTGTAATTTTTAAAAATTCCATCAAAGGCTGCGCACAGTGATGGCCTGCACGGACGGCGACTCCTTCGGCATCCAGAATAGAAGCCGTGTCATGCGGGTGAACGTCATTTACATTGAAGGAAATGACTCCGTGGCGGGATTTTGCAACAGGTTCACCATAAATAGTTACGTAAGGAATTTCATTTAGATTTTTGACTGCATATTCCATCAAATCTTTTTCATGATTCATGATACTGTTATAACCAATGGAGGAAATATAGTTGATGGCCGCTTCCAGACCGACTTCACCGCCTACATTTCTGGTTCCTGCTTCAAATTTGCGTGGAACTTCACCAAAGGTGACACTTTGCTCGTGGACACTTTGAATCATATCACCCCCACTTAAGAACGGAGGCATTTTCTCCAGTAATTCTTTTTTTCCATATAAAACGCCGATTCCCATAGGACCATAGAGCTTGTGGCCGGAAAATGCAGCAAAGTCAACGTCCAGTGCTTTGACATCAACAGGCATGTGAGGAATGCTTTGGGCACAGTCTAAAACTACCACGGCGCCTGCTTTCCTGGCTTGCCGTACAATTTCTGTAATGGGCGCTTCAAGTCCCAGCACATTAGAAACATGGGCAATCGCTATCAGACGAGTTTTAGGTCCGATTTTTTGCGTAATCTCTTCCTTTGTCAGATGACCTGATTTATCAGGATAAAGGTAGCGCAGAACGGCACCTTTTGCTCTTGCAACTCTTTGCC
The window above is part of the Novisyntrophococcus fermenticellae genome. Proteins encoded here:
- a CDS encoding tRNA1(Val) (adenine(37)-N6)-methyltransferase, with product MNLLEGERLDNLQNGYWMIQDNKDFCYGIDAVLLSAFTKVKRGENVLDLCTGTGIIPVLLKAKTSGNHFTGLEIQEKSVDMARRSVEYNHLNAYITIRQGDVKDASQIFGAASFDVVTCNPPYMTAHHGLSNAYLPRAIARHEVFCTLEDVVRQAADVLKSRGRFYMVHRPFRLAEIMGVMMKYKVEPKRMQLVYPFADKEPNMVLIEGLKGGNSRITVEKPLIVYERPGVYTGDIKRMYGDGR
- the rsmI gene encoding 16S rRNA (cytidine(1402)-2'-O)-methyltransferase — its product is MTGQLYLCATPIGNLEDITYRVIRILGEVDLIAAEDTRNSIKLLNHFKIKTPMTSYHEYNKIEKGLYLLNQMLDGKDIALITDAGTPGISDPGEELVAMCCEAEIPVISLPGAAACITAVTVSGLPTRRFAFEAFLPVNKKERAAVLNELKNETRTIILYEAPHRLVRTLEELIQSIDNTRRVSICRELTKKHETVFRTTLAEALRYYQSNAPRGECVIVIEGKGRQQIREEEMKRWEEMEIEDHMVHYEEQGISHKEAMKLVAKDRGVSKREIYQYLLKNN
- a CDS encoding TIGR03915 family putative DNA repair protein; protein product: MTIFTCFNQFEDMMTCIYDAWDSKLGHKNIRLLTEPVGNLELFCDYLHVDADKKKTASVINSIQNKISFEAYQMVFRCAMSQVPDKLDVIYRFLLFGFTYGSKVVNMLQIPAVSAIFEVNRSVLNEAHQFQEFLRFTLMQDNVLVSHIEPRSDILTFLAPQFEDRMPSENWMIIDDNRKTAVVHPTNSEFYLTSLSNEEFDRLKLLEDHSDPYIDLWKGFFETIGIKERKNYKCQRNHIPLWCRKHVTEF
- a CDS encoding putative DNA modification/repair radical SAM protein gives rise to the protein MKILSDELSLQEKLNILADAAKYDVACTSSGVDRRGQKGSLGNSCAAGICHSFASDGRCISLLKILQSNACVYDCKYCLNRSSNDRVRATFKPEEVCQLVIEFYRRNYIEGLFLSSGVCKNPSYTMELMYRTIYLLRYQYHFNGYIHVKAIPNAPEELLEQMGYLVDRMSINLELPTAEGLKKLAPHKTQTAILKPMGQIQHRIADYRLSIGKDSRMERSGGNRYLSGNIFDSSPKYIKENHQYPQVSTFHSPSSEKPAPFVPAGQSTQMIIGATEENDYQLLTTSQQLYQQYDLKRVFYSAYIPLNEDLDLPSMDTAPPLLREHRLYQADWLLRYYGFHAEELLSIDRPNFNVLLDPKCDWALRHLEQFPVEINRADYATLLKVPGIGTKSAMRIVKSRRTGVLTFDSLKKIGVVLKRAKYFITCQGRMMYHIRINEDFITRQLIGEDYQKSWEIDHPDSYRQLSLFDDQMFQIQPNTTDVQQTVSGQL
- the sufU gene encoding Fe-S cluster assembly sulfur transfer protein SufU, with translation MELKQLYNQIIVENSRAQWNRHKVDNHTVSLEGVNPSCGDDIVLELRVVDRVIEDAGFVGDGCAISQASASIMIDLIKGKTVEEAKKLMNLFFAMIKGEIKDEAQIDELQEATALQGISHMPARVKCAVLAWHTLEEALE
- a CDS encoding cysteine desulfurase; this translates as MTQNQMLHDFPVLTVPENGKRLIYLDNAATTQRPRQVLNAISSYYEKDNANPYRGVYELAARATEVHERARASVAEFVHAKPEEVVFTQNTTESLNLLAYSYGMEFIKEGDEIALSVAEHHSNLVPWQRVARAKGAVLRYLYPDKSGHLTKEEITQKIGPKTRLIAIAHVSNVLGLEAPITEIVRQARKAGAVVVLDCAQSIPHMPVDVKALDVDFAAFSGHKLYGPMGIGVLYGKKELLEKMPPFLSGGDMIQSVHEQSVTFGEVPRKFEAGTRNVGGEVGLEAAINYISSIGYNSIMNHEKDLMEYAVKNLNEIPYVTIYGEPVAKSRHGVISFNVNDVHPHDTASILDAEGVAVRAGHHCAQPLMEFLKITACCRASFAIYNSREDIDALVSGIKNVRRWMGLGT